In Streptomyces canus, one DNA window encodes the following:
- a CDS encoding GDSL-type esterase/lipase family protein: protein MLRFMPVGDSMTIGSAGEHTWRYRMWQHLRDTCGGPFALVGPRETLYDKAADAPTSYEYADPDFPRAHLAGWGEGWLHMAPLIGDAVRAHRANVLLVSLGLIDLGFYTNAEQTAENVRAFVAEARRADPRIRMAVLPVIPNVRAESDPPFATEVTRFNELLAKAIADLDEPRSPLLPVSPPASYDINHDTYDGTHPNASGEHKIAAAFAAAMHQAWDLGGPYKAD from the coding sequence TCGGAAGCGCGGGCGAGCACACCTGGCGTTACCGGATGTGGCAGCACCTGCGTGACACCTGCGGCGGCCCCTTCGCCCTCGTGGGCCCGCGCGAGACGCTGTACGACAAGGCGGCGGACGCCCCGACGTCGTACGAGTACGCCGATCCCGACTTCCCCCGGGCCCACCTGGCCGGCTGGGGCGAGGGCTGGCTGCACATGGCCCCGCTGATCGGCGACGCGGTTCGGGCACACCGCGCGAACGTGCTCCTGGTGTCGCTGGGCCTGATCGACCTGGGCTTCTACACGAACGCGGAACAGACGGCGGAGAACGTCCGCGCCTTCGTCGCCGAGGCCCGCCGGGCCGACCCCCGGATCCGGATGGCCGTCCTCCCGGTGATCCCCAATGTCCGGGCGGAGTCGGACCCGCCCTTCGCGACGGAGGTCACCCGCTTCAACGAGCTCCTCGCCAAGGCGATCGCGGACCTGGACGAGCCCCGCTCCCCCCTGCTGCCGGTCTCGCCCCCGGCGTCGTACGACATCAACCACGACACCTACGACGGCACCCACCCGAACGCGAGCGGCGAGCACAAGATCGCGGCGGCCTTCGCGGCGGCGATGCACCAGGCCTGGGATCTGGGCGGGCCGTACAAGGCCGACTGA